One Gordonia pseudamarae genomic window, TATGTGCCGATCACGATGTCGGCGACCATCCCGTGCGCGGCGATCGAGCACCTCGGGCCCGACGGCACGGTGCTGCTGTCCACCACACCCAAGGATGCCGAGAAGTCGGCCCAGCGGGGCCTGACCGTCCGCAAGACCGGCGGCAACAACGGGGCGGCCGTCGAGGTCGTGATCCGCAACGTGCCGATCGTCGCGGCCACGGTGGCGGATATGCGCACCCAGGACTGCCGCGCCATCACCGTGCGGGCCACCGCCGACGAGGTGAGTGCCGAGTTCGTCGGCATGAACGACGCCGACGGCAAGCCGCTGGCGGGCACCACCGCCACCCGCGTCTCGGCGACCTATCCGGCCGACGAGCGGCCACAGCTGACGGGCCTGTTCACCGATCTGACCGGCGATGTGGCCGCCCTGGCCCACCGCCCCCTCGACGGGGTCACGACGACCGGCGCACAGGGCGAGGCGGCACCATCCGACCGCGACGACCTGACCAGGCTCAGCGCGCACGTCGTCATCGACTCCCGGTACTCCACCTCACCCACCCTGCTGAAGCTGCTGGTGCTGCTCATCGGCATCGCGTGCACACTCATCTCGCTGGCGGCGCTGGCCGTCCTGGATGCGACCGACGGGCGCGGGCACCGGCGGATCCTTCCCGCCCGCTGGTGGCGGCTGCACCCGCGCGACTTCGTGGTAATCGGGGCGCTGCTGGTGTGGCACATCGTCGGCCCCAACACCTCCGACGACGGCTACCTGCTCACCATGTCGCGGGTGGCGCAGGACAGCGACTACACCGCCAACTACTTCCGCTGGTTCGGTGCGCCCGAGGCGCCGTTCGGCTGGTACTACGAGGTGTTCGGCTGGCTCAGCCATGTATCGGTGGCCAGCCCGTGGATGCGGTTGCCCGCCCTGGTGTGCGGGATCATGGTGTGGCTGATCGTCAGCCACGAGATCCTGCCCCGGCTGGGCCGGGCGGCGCTGACCCGGCCGATGGTCGGCTGGACGGCGGCGTTCGTGTTCCTGGCCTCCTGGTTCCCGTTCAACAACGGGCTGCGCCCCGAACCGATCATCTGCCTCGGCGCGCTGCTGACCTGGTGTTCGGTGGAGCGGGCCATCGCCACCGGACGGCTCTTGCCGGCCGCGCTGGCCTGTACGTTCGGCGCGTTCAGCCTGGCCGCCGGTCCCACCGGGCTGCTCGCGGTGGCGGCGTTGATCGCCGGTGCCCGGCCGATGATCACCGCGCTGGTCAAACGGGTGCGAACGATCACCGAAACGCCCGACGCCCCTGAAAGCGCCGAGATCGCCGGAGTCCCCGACACACCGGAACCCGGCCGGTCCGATACCGAACGCGACAAGCCGCGCAAGACCCGCATCAGTGCCCCGCGGTCGGCTGATCTGTGGTCGTACGCGGCGCTGATCGCGCCGATCCTCGCGGCGGGCACATTCGTGCTGTTCGTGGTGTTCGCCGATCTGACGCTGCGCTCGTTTATCGACTCGTCGACGATGAAGTCCGCGCTGGGGCCGTCGATGCACTGGTACGACGAGATCGGCCGGTACACGTCGCTGTTCTCCTATTCGGCGGACGGCTCGCTGGCGCGGCGGTTCGCGGTGCTGACGATGCTGCTGGGGCTGGTCGTCTCGGCGTCGGTGCTGATCCGTAAGAACCGCATCCCCGGCACCGCGCTGGGACCGTCGCGCCGGATCGTCGGGATCATGTTCGCCTCGCTGGTGTTCCTGATGTTCACCCCCACCAAGTGGACACACCACTTCGGGGTGTTCGCCGGGCTCGCGGCCGCCCTGGCCGCGCTCGCGGCCATCGCCACGAGCAACTCATCGATGCACTCGCGCCGCAACCGGACCCTGTTCGCTGCGTTGGTGCTGTTCATCGGCGGTTTCTCGTTCGCCTCGCCCAACTCGTTCTATTACTACTCGTCGTGGGGTATGCCGTGGGGCTGGGCGCAGACCACACTGGGGCCGATCGTGCTGCACGAGGCGTTCCTGTACGCCTCGCTCGCCCTGCTGCTGGTGGCGCTGTGGTTTCACTTCCGTGAACCGTTCGTCGGGGCGGACCCCACCGGGCGACCGCACACCGACGCCCCCGAACCCGGCCGCCTCGCCCTCGCGCTGCGCCGGGCGTGGCGTTCGGTGGCCGGTGCCCCACTCGCCTACCTGGCGCTGGCCGTGGTCGTGTTCGAACTGCTCACCGCCGTGTTCGCGGGCGTCAACCAGAGCCGCTCGTTCTCGGTCCCGCAATCCAATCTGGCCGCGTTCGCCGGCAAACAGTGCGCGATGGCCGACAAGATCTGGGTGGAGACCGACCCCAACCGTGACATGCTCACCCCCGTCGACACCACGCTCGACAATCCGCTGGCCGGGCCACCGGCGCGCCCCGGCGCCGACGCGAGCTACGGCTTCACACCCGACGGCATACCCGACGAGTTGTACTCGGTGGCCTCGTCCGGTTCGCTCGGTGTGCTCGCCGGCAACGCGCAGGCGTCCCCGGACGTGTTGCGTTCCAACCCGGGCGGTACCGGTGGCGGCACCCTGGACACTCCGGGCGTCAACGGCAGCCACGCCGCGCTCCCATTCGGCCTGGACCCGGCGACGACCCCGGTCCTGGGCAGTTACTCCGAGACCGATCAGGTACCGGCCCGGCTCACCACCGGCTGGTACCGGCTGCCGCAGGACTGGCGGGATCGGCCGTTGCTCACGATGTCGGTGGCCGGCGTGTTCGACACCCCCGAGGTGACCCTCGAATACAGCACCACCCCCATCACCCCGGGCATCGGTGACGAGGACCTGACCACGACAGGCGAGACCACCCTGATCGATCCGGGACCACGGCCGTCGTGGCGCAACCTGCGCTACGAGACCGACGACCTGCCCGCCGACATCACCGCGGTGCGGGTACGCATCGTCGACGACAACCTGTCCGACGGTCGGTTCGTCGCACTCACCCCGCCCCGGGTGCCGCGGGTGTCGACGCTGCAGGAGGTCGTCGGCAACGACGATCCGGTGCATCTGGACTGGACATCGGGGTTGGCGTTCCCGTGTCAGCGCCCGTTCACCCATCACGCGGGTGTCGCCGAGATCCCGCAGTGGCGGATCAGGCCGGGTGCCGATCTGGCGGCCGCGGTGTCGGCGTGGCAGAACGCGTTCGGCGGCGGCCCGCTCGGGTGGCTGGAGGTATCGCAGGAGCCCATGGCCATGGCCACCTACCTGCCCGGTGACATCGGCCGCGACTGGGGCGCCCTCGAGCGCTACACGCCGTACAACGGGGTGACACAGCGGGCCGAGATCACCAAGCGGACCGTCACCCGCGGCGGGCTGTGGAGTCCGGCCCCCATGCGGTACTGACGGCGGGTACCGGAACCGCGGCACCGACATGGCGGTACTGGCCCACAGGTACGTGGCATACGATCGATCATCGTGTCCATAAGCACTGCGCCCACCGACGATCCCGCCGTACCCCGGTTGCGGCTGATCGCCCTGGTGGCGGGCCTGGTCGGCATCCTGGCGTGTGCGCTGACGCCGCTGCTGCCGGTCACCAACACCGAGGCGACGGTGACCTGGCCCCAGGGCCAGCGGCTGGGCACCGGCAACGCGTCGGTGTCGGCGCCGCTGATCGCGCAGACACCACGCACCCTCGACGCACGTATCCCGTGTTCGCTGCTGGCGGCGGCACCTGCCACCACCGCGGCCCCCGGTATCCGGGAGGCCGCCGGAACCACGGTCACCCGGCCCACCATCGTGCTCTCGACGATGCCCGCCGACGCCCCCGGCGCCAAGTCCGCGGGCCTGTTCGTGGTCGCAGCGAAGGATACGGTGACCGTCACCTTCCGCAACAATGTCGCCGCCCGCGCCACACGCGCCGACCTGGCCCGATGCTCGGTGCTGCGGATCTGGTCGGCACCCACCGGGCCGGGTGCGCAGTTCGTCGGCGCGGGCCCGGCGGCCACCCTCGAACCGGACAAACGGCCCAAGGTGACGGGGATCTACAGCGACCTGCCGACGCGGCGGATCACCGCCGCCGAGGGTCTGCGGGTGAGGGTCGCCGTCGACA contains:
- a CDS encoding arabinosyltransferase domain-containing protein, coding for MPVPTVRRAKILAVVTGLLGLVLALATPLMPVKQTSAEINWPSSTGPVTSVSAPLTAYVPITMSATIPCAAIEHLGPDGTVLLSTTPKDAEKSAQRGLTVRKTGGNNGAAVEVVIRNVPIVAATVADMRTQDCRAITVRATADEVSAEFVGMNDADGKPLAGTTATRVSATYPADERPQLTGLFTDLTGDVAALAHRPLDGVTTTGAQGEAAPSDRDDLTRLSAHVVIDSRYSTSPTLLKLLVLLIGIACTLISLAALAVLDATDGRGHRRILPARWWRLHPRDFVVIGALLVWHIVGPNTSDDGYLLTMSRVAQDSDYTANYFRWFGAPEAPFGWYYEVFGWLSHVSVASPWMRLPALVCGIMVWLIVSHEILPRLGRAALTRPMVGWTAAFVFLASWFPFNNGLRPEPIICLGALLTWCSVERAIATGRLLPAALACTFGAFSLAAGPTGLLAVAALIAGARPMITALVKRVRTITETPDAPESAEIAGVPDTPEPGRSDTERDKPRKTRISAPRSADLWSYAALIAPILAAGTFVLFVVFADLTLRSFIDSSTMKSALGPSMHWYDEIGRYTSLFSYSADGSLARRFAVLTMLLGLVVSASVLIRKNRIPGTALGPSRRIVGIMFASLVFLMFTPTKWTHHFGVFAGLAAALAALAAIATSNSSMHSRRNRTLFAALVLFIGGFSFASPNSFYYYSSWGMPWGWAQTTLGPIVLHEAFLYASLALLLVALWFHFREPFVGADPTGRPHTDAPEPGRLALALRRAWRSVAGAPLAYLALAVVVFELLTAVFAGVNQSRSFSVPQSNLAAFAGKQCAMADKIWVETDPNRDMLTPVDTTLDNPLAGPPARPGADASYGFTPDGIPDELYSVASSGSLGVLAGNAQASPDVLRSNPGGTGGGTLDTPGVNGSHAALPFGLDPATTPVLGSYSETDQVPARLTTGWYRLPQDWRDRPLLTMSVAGVFDTPEVTLEYSTTPITPGIGDEDLTTTGETTLIDPGPRPSWRNLRYETDDLPADITAVRVRIVDDNLSDGRFVALTPPRVPRVSTLQEVVGNDDPVHLDWTSGLAFPCQRPFTHHAGVAEIPQWRIRPGADLAAAVSAWQNAFGGGPLGWLEVSQEPMAMATYLPGDIGRDWGALERYTPYNGVTQRAEITKRTVTRGGLWSPAPMRY